A single window of Paenibacillus sp. SYP-B4298 DNA harbors:
- a CDS encoding ABC transporter substrate-binding protein, whose amino-acid sequence MKVMRIVRMFSMIAALGVMLAACGESAVTEQPSGTSQNTAQNTGAKQNGGDQSDGVQKEQDAGQPVGESGWPRTFEHEFGSMTLPEEPKRIIGLYLEDYLVALGIKPVTQTVIGSFSLQYLQPHIGDLPTLDSSAVSFEAALTAQPDLILLAFPGYASEGKYDKYDKIAPTYVLPADAPDNWRDTLRTVGKLTGKEDEAEKVLADYEAKIQDAKVKLAAELGDETVALIRVRSNKELRLYGGPGGYVGNVLYTDLGLNPPSIVKQLAWGDESMKVVSTEILPDLDADRLFITYDEGGKELAQEIMDSSFWKALPAVQNGKVYEVSMDHWMTFGPIAYNQKVDDVLKALVTD is encoded by the coding sequence ATGAAAGTAATGCGTATCGTTCGGATGTTCAGCATGATAGCGGCACTGGGTGTGATGTTGGCCGCTTGCGGTGAATCGGCAGTGACGGAGCAGCCTTCAGGCACAAGTCAGAATACCGCACAGAATACAGGTGCCAAGCAGAATGGCGGCGATCAGTCTGATGGGGTACAGAAGGAGCAGGATGCGGGTCAGCCGGTGGGAGAGAGCGGGTGGCCGCGTACATTTGAGCATGAATTTGGCAGTATGACCTTGCCTGAGGAGCCCAAGCGCATCATCGGCCTGTATTTGGAGGACTATCTCGTCGCTCTGGGCATTAAGCCCGTTACTCAGACGGTCATCGGATCGTTCTCGCTGCAGTATCTGCAGCCGCATATTGGCGATCTGCCCACGCTCGACTCGAGCGCCGTGAGCTTCGAGGCGGCGCTGACCGCTCAGCCTGATCTGATATTGCTGGCTTTTCCAGGCTATGCGAGCGAGGGCAAGTATGACAAGTATGACAAGATTGCCCCGACTTATGTGTTGCCCGCTGATGCGCCGGATAACTGGCGGGATACGCTACGCACGGTTGGCAAGCTGACTGGCAAGGAGGACGAGGCGGAGAAGGTGCTGGCTGACTATGAGGCCAAAATCCAGGATGCGAAGGTGAAGCTGGCAGCCGAGCTTGGGGATGAGACGGTCGCCTTGATCCGTGTTCGCAGCAATAAGGAGCTGCGGTTGTATGGTGGCCCCGGCGGCTATGTGGGCAATGTGCTGTATACTGACCTGGGTCTCAATCCGCCGAGCATTGTGAAGCAGCTCGCTTGGGGCGATGAGAGCATGAAGGTTGTCTCCACAGAGATTCTCCCGGATCTGGATGCCGATCGTTTGTTCATCACATATGACGAGGGCGGCAAGGAGCTGGCGCAGGAAATTATGGATAGCAGCTTCTGGAAGGCGCTTCCTGCGGTTCAGAACGGAAAGGTCTACGAGGTAAGTATGGATCACTGGATGACGTTCGGGCCTATCGCCTATAACCAGAAGGTGGACGATGTGCTGAAGGCGTTAGTAACGGATTAG